One stretch of Arachis duranensis cultivar V14167 chromosome 1, aradu.V14167.gnm2.J7QH, whole genome shotgun sequence DNA includes these proteins:
- the LOC107490399 gene encoding uncharacterized protein LOC107490399 codes for MATKCLDMFHGIDRTAFKMLTQVLHREVTQSLIVIAFLLSLETMGLSGILQNATKKESRFMNSLAEDCVICLQCLLSPVLPRVVEKSKKLETLGHALRTEVTISQVHGMRSVLLTIIPDTLSNICPRTLGDVTMDSVWLDYQRNPARVLGFNTQDEGRSIAPEVLSGHYTIQRIHIQ; via the coding sequence ATGGCAACTAAATGTTTGGACATGTTCCATGGAATCGACCGAACTGCATTCAAGATGCTGACACAAGTCCTTCACCGTGAAGTTACACAGTCCTTGATTGTCATCGCATTTTTGCTATCATTGGAGACCATGGGACTAAGTGGTATTCTGCAAAATGCCACCAAAAAAGAGAGCCGGTTTATGAACAGTCTTGCTGAGGATTGTGTCATATGTCTGCAATGCCTACTATCTCCCGTATTACCAAGGGTTGTGGAGAAATCCAAGAAACTCGAAACCCTCGGACACGCATTGAGAACTGAGGTCACCATATCCCAGGTTCATGGGATGAGATCTGTTCTCCTAACGATAATTCCCGATACCCTCTCAAATATTTGCCCTAGAACTCTAGGCGACGTCACCATGGATTCCGTGTGGTTGGACTATCAGAGGAATCCTGCAAGAGTATTGGGTTTCAACACACAGGACGAGGGCAGATCTATTGCACCAGAGGTATTGAGTGGACATTACACTATCCAACGAATACATATACAATAA